The genomic segment TTGTGCGTCCATAAACATATCAATAGCAATTTCATCACCCTTTTTCATGTTTTTTACGTCTTTGTTTCTTAAATAATAAAAAGACGATAACATATCTTGTACATTCGAAAAAGCGACAGAAGTATCTTTCTGTTTTATAAAATCTTGAACATACGCTTTGTTAGAAGTATAATTAAAAGAAGTATTTCTATGTTTTTTATAACCTCCTTCATTAATTTTTCTTTTGAATAAATAAGGTTTTACATTGTCTTTATCGAAATAAGATTCATAAATATCATCTACCTTAAAAAACCATTTTATCATTCCAGAGGTCCAACCAGAACCCTTGGTATGAAACACTTTTTTTCCATTTAATTCTGTTTCTTCTACTTCTAAAACCGCAGTTCCAGCTCTTAAAACCCCACTATAACTCATTTTATAACGAAGCAATTCGCCACTTTTAAATGCGTGCTTTTGTTCTTGGGCAAAGACAGAAAATGTTAAAAATAAAACGAGTGTAATTATTGTATTTTTTTTCATAGTTATCAAACTTATAAAAAAGTATTGACAATTACCATTCCAAAAAAGAAAAATTTATTTACAGTGAATTTATAATAGACTTTTTAACGTTTTCTTAAATTTCTTTTTGATGCTAAAAAGTTCCCCAGTTTTTTAATTCATCTGTACTCCATAAATAGGGAAAAAAGATTCTCCTTTGATATTTTGGATGCATATATTTTCGCCAATTACTACCTCCTGTTGCTTCTAAATCTTGCTCTTTTCCTCCAATATATTTTGCTGCTGCATTGTAATGAGCCATTACCCATTTTACGTTTACTGTATAATCGTAATGACGCATTTCTTTTATTAAATCTTCGTTTTCTCGGACTTCTTTTGGCAATTGTTTAAACTTTTTAGAAAGATTAATATCGTTGTAATCTTCCATAAAATCAATAAAATCTCCTATATATTTTTTCTCGAAAAGATTTAATAGGGTTGATTTCTGTCCAGTTGTGTAATTTTTACCAGCAGCTTGCCAGTACAAATGATTGTAAGCGTGTTTAAATGAGGAATTTCTGTTTATACTATCTCTAAAACGCACATCAATTAAGTTAATAAGTTCTGTGGAAGCAAATTCAATTTTTCTGTATTGTGCCGATTGAAAACCACTTGCAGGCGTTAACGTGTTTCTAAATTTTAGATATTGTTCTTTTTCCATTCCATCTGCCATTACATTAAATGAACTACAAAGCATATCAAAATATCTGCTAATTCGTCCCAAATGCATCGAAAATTTATCTACTGTAACTTCAATTGTTTTTGCGACTTGGTCTATTTCCCAAAGTATCATTTTAAACAATAATTCGTTTACTTGATGATACATAATAAACACCATCTCATCTGGTTGTGTAGTTCTTGTTGTTTGCAAACCTAAAAGTGCATCTGTTTGAATATAATCCCAATATGTAATTGGTTTGCTATGCAATAATCCTTCTAACATTGCGTCTACTGGAACACCTAATTTATCGTATTTTTCTTCTATTGCTTTTAAAATTTTTCCTCTTTCCATTATTGTAAGTTGTTAAACAAAGATAAAATAGTTTTGTAAAAAAAAGACCTCAAAGGTTTTAAAAACCTTTGGGGTCTGGTAATATTTATACTGTAAACTGCAACTGAAAACTATTTTAAAGCGTTCCTCTTTTTGCCTGTTCTCTTTCTATAGATTCAAAAAGCGCTTTAAAGTTTCCTGCTCCAAAACCTTTAGCACCCATTCTTTGAATGATTTCAAAAAACAAGGTTGGCCTATCTTCTACTGGTTTTGTGAAAATTTGTAATAAATAGCCTTCTTCATCTGCATCTATCATAATTCCTAAACCTTTTAATTTTTCGATGTCTTCTCTTAATTCGTGGCTAAATTCTTCTAATCTTCCAGGAACTGCCCTGTAATATTCTTCTGGTGGTGTAGATAAAAACTCTATTCCATTTGCTTTTAATTGCGAAACAGTTTTAATAATATCGTCTGTTGCCATAGCAATATGTTGTACACCTGCACCTTCGTAAAAATCTAAATATTCTTCGATTTGAGAACGTTTTTTTCCTTCTGCTGGCTCGTTTATTGGAAATTTAATTCTTCCATTTCCATTCGACATTACTTTACTCATTAATGCTGAATATTCTGTATGAATCTGGGTATCGTCAAATGATAAAAAGTTAACAAAACCCATTACATCTTCATAAAATTTTACCCATTTATTCATTTGATTCCAACCTACATTACCAACCATATGGTCTATATATTTTAAACCTGAAGTTGGTGGATTGTAATCGGATTCCCATTTTCTAAAACCTGGTAAAAATGCACCATTGTAGTTTTTACGCTCCACAAACATGTGTACAGTTTCTCCATAGGTATAAATTCCTGCTCTTACAACCTCTCCATGTTCGTCTTTTTCTACAGTGGGTTCCATATAAGATTTTGCGCCTCTAGAAATGGTTTCTTTGTAAGATTTTCTTGCATCTTCTACCCAAAGTGCCACTATTTTAACGCCATCTCCATGTTTTACAATATGGTCGTTTATGGGCGATTTACTGTTTAAAGGTGTTGTTAAAATAATTTTGATTTTATCTTGGGTTAACACATAACTCACGGAATCTTTTGCGCCAGTTTCTAAGCCACGATACGCATACGATTGAAACCCAAATGCTGTTTTGTAAAAATGTGCAGCTTGTTTTGCGTTACCCACGTAAAATTCTACATAATCTGTTCCTAATAATGGAAGGAAATCTTGTGCTCCTTCGAATATTTTTTCTAATCCGTAATTAACTGATTTTATTTCTTTTTTACTCATTTTGTTTATGTTTTGTAACCCAGAATGTAACCCAGAAAGGGTTTTAAACCCTTTCTGGGTTCTGGGTTCTTGACTGTTTGTTTTTTCAGACCTCACAGGTTTTAAAAACCTGTGAGGTCTTTGTTACTAATAAAGTAGCTATTTTATTTCTTAAAGCAATTCGTTCGCAAACAAGTATAGCCCTGATTGAAACGACATCCTTTTTGCTTTTTTGCAAAAAGATATAGTGGAAAGCAGGAAATAGCTTCTAATAATTATTTTAATGAACTTTTTTTACTACAAAGCAACATAGAAAACATAGTTTTTTAATTATGTTGCTAATTCCTTTTGATGGGCTTTTACAACCAACTCTTATAATAATCTTCATCTGCAATTTTCATAGCTTCTTCTGTAACCTGCAAAGGTTTAAAAGTGTCTACCATAACTGCTAATTCTTCGGTTTTTGTGTGCCCAATACTGCGTTCTGTTGCTCCAGGATGTGGACCATGAGGAATTCCTGCTGGATGCAAGGAAATATGACCTTGGTCGATGTCATTCCTACTCATAAAATCGCCATCTACGTAATACAAAACCTCGTCTGAATCGATATTACTATGATTGTAAGGCGCAGGAATGGAATCTGGATGGTAATCGTACAAACGTGGCACAAAACTACAAATTACAAATGTGTTTGTCTCGAAAGTTTGGTGCACTGGTGGTGGTTGATGAATTCGACCTGTAATTGGTTCGAAATCGTGAATTGAAAATGCGTAAGGAAAATTATAGCCATCGTAACCAACGACATCAAAAGGATGAGAAGCGTAGGTCATTTCTATAATTTCGCCTTGCTTTTTTACTTTGATTAAGAAATCGCCAAGCTCGTTATATGTTTCTAATTCTTGTGGTCTTCTTAAATCTCGCTCGCAAAATGGCGAATGTTCTAATAACTGACCAAACCAGTTTCTGTAACGTTTTGGTGTATACACTGGACTGTAAGATTCTACGATAAAAAGTCGATTATTTTCGTTGTCGAAATCTAATTTGTAAATAATTCCACGTGGAATTACTAAATAATCTCCATATTTAAAATCGAGATTTCCCAAATGCGTTCTTAATTTTCCTGTTCCTTTATGGATAAAAATTACTTCGTCTGCATCTGTGTTTTTATAGAAATACTCTGTGGTAGATTTCTTTGGTGCCGCTAAAATAATATTACAATCAGCATTTGTAAGAACAACTTTTCTACTTTCTAAATAGTCGTTTTCTGGCGGAACTTGAAATCCACGAAATCTGTAAGATTTAATATTATTTGCTTTGGCAATTTTTGGTTTTACGGAATATTGTTTACCAATATGTTTAACCATTGTTGGTCTGTGTTCGTGATAGCTGTTGGTAGACATTCCGTCGAAACCAATGGTACCAAACAACTGTTCGTAATATAAACTGCCATCTTTTTTGCGGAATTGTGTGTGTCTTTTAGGTGGAATTTCTCCTAGTTTATGATAAAAAGGCATTTGCTAATGTATTAATGAGTTAATAAAAACAACGTAACAATTGTGCTTTAGCAAAGTATTGTTACATTTTTTACATTGAAAAACTTATACATTAAACGCTCATTCAGGATTGCGCTTTATTAGGAATTTTAAGTATGTTAATAAATCTGAATACATTTCAATCTATTTCGTTTGTTGTTCAAATATACAAAAAAGTATACGTATTTCCTTTTTAAGGATATTAAGACTTTATTAAAAAAAAATAGAAATAAAAAAACCGAAACTTTAAAGTTTCGGTTTTGTTGTTATTTTTAGAAAATATTTACTCTGTTGGTAAACGTTCGTCAATCATTTTTAATGGCATATCTCCCATCAATTCAAAAACATCTAAAATGCTTCTTACTGTATCTTCTTCTTCTACTTGCTCGCTTACAAACCATTGTAAAAATACTTCCGATGCAAAATCGTCTACTTTTCTTGCTTGTTTAAAGCATTTGTAAATAGATTGTGTTACGTGTATTTCTTGGTCTAAAGATTTTTCGTAAATTTCTCTTAGTCCCTCAAAGTCGTTATTAACTTCTGGAATTGAAGGAGAAATTGCAGCGCCTCCAGCGTCGTTTATAAAGTTAAAAATCTTCATTCCATGTGCTCTTTCTTCCTCTGCTTGCTTGTAAAAAAAAGCTTTACTATTTAATAATTCGCGTTGGTCGCACCAAGATGCCATTGCCAAATAAGAGGCAGATGCATGCATTTCTAATGCGATTTGATCGTTTAAAACATCCATAACTTCTGGATGAATTGTCATTTGTTTTCTTATTGCTGTTTTCATAATTTCTTAATTTTATACAAAGGTACAGTAAAAATTACTTGATTTATTGATATAAAAAAATTTAAAAGCAGTCTAAATAAATATACTTTTCTTTAAAATTCTGAAAAAGTGTACGAAATTTCTTCTTTTAAATCTAATAGTGTAGGGATATCTAAAAACACCAAATGCTTTCTATCTGCAATAAACAACAACACAAAATTTTCATTTGAGATAATGTGTTCTAAATTATCTAAAGTGGTTAAAAGATTTATTTTATTTCTTAACTGAAGTACTTGTGGAAAAGTAAGGGGCATTACTTTTTCGCCTATCTTTAATTGATAGTTGCAAAAAGTATGTTTTTTAAGCTGAATATTAAAAGTTACATCAATTAACATTTCCATAGTACAAATATAAATTTTATTTAGAATAAATTAAAATAAAATTCAAGAAAATTGTATTTTTTTGTTTTATTAAAAAATATTCAAAACTTGAAGTGGCTCAATAACTTTGTAATCGTCAAGTAATATTTCTCCACAAGAGATCGATGACATACTAAATCTTCCTACTCTATCTTTTTAACAACTGCTTTTGGGGCTTCTTTTCTGGTTCCATCAAAACCATCTACACCACCAACTGTTGTGTATTTCATTACATATTTTTTATCTGGAAAAATTCTTTGAAACGCACTTTGGCACATTAAAGTTGCTTCGTGGAATCCACAAAGAATCAATTTTAATTTTCCTGGATAGGTGTTTACATCGCCAATTGCGTAAATTCCTGGAATATTAGTTTGATAATCTAAAGCGTTGTTCACTTTTATGGCGTTTTTCTCAATTTCTAATCCCCAATTAGCGATTGGTCCTAATTTTGGTGACAAGCCAAAAAGCGGAATAAAATGATCTGTTTCAATCGTGAATTCTTCCCCTCCTTTTTGTACCACAGAAACTCCTGCTACTTTGTCTGTTCCTATAATTCCTTTTACTTCTGCAGGTGTAATCATGTTTATTTTACCTGCGTCTTTTAATTCTTGTACTTTTTCTACAGAATCTAAAGCGCCTCTAAATTCGTTTCTTCTGTGAATTAAAGTAACTGAAGAAGCTACATCTGTTAAGAAAATAGACCAGTCTAAAGCAGAGTCTCCCCCTCCAGAAATCACCACTTTTTTATCTCTATAAAATTCTGGATCGCGAATAATGTATTCTACTCCTTTGTCTTCGAAATCTGCAATGTTAGGAATTGGTGGTTTTCTTGGCTCGAAAGAACCTAATCCACCAGCAATTGCAACTACTTTTGCTTGATGTTTTGTACCTTTATTTGTAGTAACTATAAAAGTTTCGTCTTCTTGTTTTTCGATGGTTTCTGCACGTTCGCCTAAGGTAAAGCCTGGTTCAAATTGTTTAATTTGTTCCATTAATTTATCGGTTAAATCGCCTGCTAAAATTTCTGGATATGCAGGAATATCGTAAATTGGTTTTTTGGGATAAATTTCTGAACATTGCCCACCTGCTTGTGGCAAAGCGTCTATTAAATGGCAACGCAGTTTTAATAATCCTGCTTCAAAAACGGTAAATAATCCTGTGGGCCCTGCACCAATAATTAAAATATCTGTTGTAATCACTTTTTTTCTTCTTTATCTATTTAGACCTCAAAGGCTTTAAAAATCCTTGAGGTCTTTTTTTTCTTTCTCGTGAGCACGTTAAGTTTCGAAATTCCAGGAGAAGTGGCATCCTTTTTTTATTTTTCTTAAAAAAAGATATAACGTAAAACCCCACCTTTTTAAGGAACGCCCAAAATTATATTATTCTGTTTGTTTAAAAGCTGATTTTTATCAGTTTAAGCTACGTTTATAACTTCTTCTATTTGTGGCGCGTACTTTTTAATGGTTGCTTCCACTCCATTTTTTAGCGTCATTTGGTTTACAGAACAACCTGTGCAAGCGCCTTCTAATTGTACTTTTACAACAGAATCTTCGATTGAAAGTAACTTAATATTACCACCATCGCTCATTAAAAACGGACGAATTTCATCTAACGCTTTTTCTACATTGTCTAGTGTTTCTTGTGTTGTCATATTTTATTTTTTTACTGAACTGCAACCACTCATTGTTGTAATTCTAACAATTTCTGTTGGAGGTAAATTTTCGTTTCTTTTTAAAAGTTGAGCCACCATTTCTTTGGTAATATTGTTAAAAGCTTCTTCTAAAAGAGTACCTTCTTGTAACGCCACTGGATGCCCAACATCGCTAGATTCACGAATGCTTTGTACTAAAGGAATTTCGCCTAAAAATTGCGTTTTTATATCTTCTGCCAAGTTTTTTGCGCCATCTTTTCCAAAAATGTAATATTTATTATCTGGTAATTCTTCTGGCGTAAAATATGCCATATTTTCTACGATTCCTAAAACTGGAACGTTAATGTTTTCTTGCTGAAACATGGCAACTCCTTTTTTAGCATCTGCCAATGCAATATTTTGTGGTGTACTTACTACAACTGCGCCATTTATTGGCAATGCTTGTACAATTGATAAATGCACATCTCCTGTACCTGGTGGTAAATCGATTAAAAGAAAATCTAATTCGCCCCAGTCTCCATCGAAAATAAGCTGATTTAATGCTTTTGAAGCCATTGGTCCTCTCCAAATTACAGCTTGGTTTGGATCGGTAAAAAACCCTAAAGATAATAATTTTACTCCGTAATTTTCGATGGGTTTCATTTTCGAACGTCCATCTACTTTTACAGAAAGTGGTCTTTCTTTCTCTACATCGAACATAATATGTTGCGATGGTCCATAAACATCGGCATCTAAAATACCTACATTAAAGCCCATTTTCGATAGTGAAATTGCTGTATTTGCTGTAATTGTAGATTTACCAACGCCACCTTTTCCTGATGCAATTGCAATAATGTTTTTAATATTTGGAATTTCCTTACCACGAATTTGATTCGGGTTTGAATTTTCTTTGGCAACTGGTTTTTCTACTGTTACATTTACTTTTATGTCTATATCTTCAGAAACATTGCTTTTAATCGCTTTTATAATTTCTGACTCAACTTTCTTTTTCGCCTGTAATGTTGGATTGTTAATTGTAATTTCTACAATTACTTCTTTACCAAATATTACTACGTTTTTTAAGTTGTTATTTTCCACCAAACTTTTTCCTTCTCCAGGAGCTGTTATGGTTTCTAATGCTTGTTGTATGTCTTTTTTGTTAAAACTCATTTTTTTTCGAATGTCAGGTCGAGCGCAATCGAGACCTTATATATTTGTTTGTTCTATAAAAACCTCTCATAAGCTGCGCTTTTATCTTCAAATTAAAATGTTTTTAATTTTTTAATAATGCTTAAGAAGACTATTTATAGTTTTAATTAAGATTTAATCTTGATTACAAAGATACACTTAACTGTTTAAAAAAGAAAGCTTGTGGATTGTGAATATTTATAGATTGATAAGTGGAAATGATGGTTGTTTTTTTCTTGCAAAGTTTTTTTCTCGAAAAAACGCAAAGATGCAAAGACTCAAAGGGTATTTGT from the Polaribacter cellanae genome contains:
- a CDS encoding DUF3108 domain-containing protein, whose protein sequence is MKKNTIITLVLFLTFSVFAQEQKHAFKSGELLRYKMSYSGVLRAGTAVLEVEETELNGKKVFHTKGSGWTSGMIKWFFKVDDIYESYFDKDNVKPYLFKRKINEGGYKKHRNTSFNYTSNKAYVQDFIKQKDTSVAFSNVQDMLSSFYYLRNKDVKNMKKGDEIAIDMFMDAQIYPFKLRFLGKEVLDTKFGDVNTLIFRPLVQSGRVFKAQESVTIWITDDANKIPIKLKANLSVGSLRAELEQYKGLANAFETK
- a CDS encoding tryptophan 2,3-dioxygenase family protein, producing the protein MERGKILKAIEEKYDKLGVPVDAMLEGLLHSKPITYWDYIQTDALLGLQTTRTTQPDEMVFIMYHQVNELLFKMILWEIDQVAKTIEVTVDKFSMHLGRISRYFDMLCSSFNVMADGMEKEQYLKFRNTLTPASGFQSAQYRKIEFASTELINLIDVRFRDSINRNSSFKHAYNHLYWQAAGKNYTTGQKSTLLNLFEKKYIGDFIDFMEDYNDINLSKKFKQLPKEVRENEDLIKEMRHYDYTVNVKWVMAHYNAAAKYIGGKEQDLEATGGSNWRKYMHPKYQRRIFFPYLWSTDELKNWGTF
- the hppD gene encoding 4-hydroxyphenylpyruvate dioxygenase, whose translation is MSKKEIKSVNYGLEKIFEGAQDFLPLLGTDYVEFYVGNAKQAAHFYKTAFGFQSYAYRGLETGAKDSVSYVLTQDKIKIILTTPLNSKSPINDHIVKHGDGVKIVALWVEDARKSYKETISRGAKSYMEPTVEKDEHGEVVRAGIYTYGETVHMFVERKNYNGAFLPGFRKWESDYNPPTSGLKYIDHMVGNVGWNQMNKWVKFYEDVMGFVNFLSFDDTQIHTEYSALMSKVMSNGNGRIKFPINEPAEGKKRSQIEEYLDFYEGAGVQHIAMATDDIIKTVSQLKANGIEFLSTPPEEYYRAVPGRLEEFSHELREDIEKLKGLGIMIDADEEGYLLQIFTKPVEDRPTLFFEIIQRMGAKGFGAGNFKALFESIEREQAKRGTL
- a CDS encoding homogentisate 1,2-dioxygenase, with the translated sequence MPFYHKLGEIPPKRHTQFRKKDGSLYYEQLFGTIGFDGMSTNSYHEHRPTMVKHIGKQYSVKPKIAKANNIKSYRFRGFQVPPENDYLESRKVVLTNADCNIILAAPKKSTTEYFYKNTDADEVIFIHKGTGKLRTHLGNLDFKYGDYLVIPRGIIYKLDFDNENNRLFIVESYSPVYTPKRYRNWFGQLLEHSPFCERDLRRPQELETYNELGDFLIKVKKQGEIIEMTYASHPFDVVGYDGYNFPYAFSIHDFEPITGRIHQPPPVHQTFETNTFVICSFVPRLYDYHPDSIPAPYNHSNIDSDEVLYYVDGDFMSRNDIDQGHISLHPAGIPHGPHPGATERSIGHTKTEELAVMVDTFKPLQVTEEAMKIADEDYYKSWL
- a CDS encoding ferritin, translated to MKTAIRKQMTIHPEVMDVLNDQIALEMHASASYLAMASWCDQRELLNSKAFFYKQAEEERAHGMKIFNFINDAGGAAISPSIPEVNNDFEGLREIYEKSLDQEIHVTQSIYKCFKQARKVDDFASEVFLQWFVSEQVEEEDTVRSILDVFELMGDMPLKMIDERLPTE
- a CDS encoding NAD(P)/FAD-dependent oxidoreductase → MITTDILIIGAGPTGLFTVFEAGLLKLRCHLIDALPQAGGQCSEIYPKKPIYDIPAYPEILAGDLTDKLMEQIKQFEPGFTLGERAETIEKQEDETFIVTTNKGTKHQAKVVAIAGGLGSFEPRKPPIPNIADFEDKGVEYIIRDPEFYRDKKVVISGGGDSALDWSIFLTDVASSVTLIHRRNEFRGALDSVEKVQELKDAGKINMITPAEVKGIIGTDKVAGVSVVQKGGEEFTIETDHFIPLFGLSPKLGPIANWGLEIEKNAIKVNNALDYQTNIPGIYAIGDVNTYPGKLKLILCGFHEATLMCQSAFQRIFPDKKYVMKYTTVGGVDGFDGTRKEAPKAVVKKIE
- a CDS encoding NifU family protein; the encoded protein is MTTQETLDNVEKALDEIRPFLMSDGGNIKLLSIEDSVVKVQLEGACTGCSVNQMTLKNGVEATIKKYAPQIEEVINVA
- a CDS encoding Mrp/NBP35 family ATP-binding protein, which translates into the protein MSFNKKDIQQALETITAPGEGKSLVENNNLKNVVIFGKEVIVEITINNPTLQAKKKVESEIIKAIKSNVSEDIDIKVNVTVEKPVAKENSNPNQIRGKEIPNIKNIIAIASGKGGVGKSTITANTAISLSKMGFNVGILDADVYGPSQHIMFDVEKERPLSVKVDGRSKMKPIENYGVKLLSLGFFTDPNQAVIWRGPMASKALNQLIFDGDWGELDFLLIDLPPGTGDVHLSIVQALPINGAVVVSTPQNIALADAKKGVAMFQQENINVPVLGIVENMAYFTPEELPDNKYYIFGKDGAKNLAEDIKTQFLGEIPLVQSIRESSDVGHPVALQEGTLLEEAFNNITKEMVAQLLKRNENLPPTEIVRITTMSGCSSVKK